From one Luteipulveratus mongoliensis genomic stretch:
- a CDS encoding cobalamin-binding protein, protein MRIVSLLPSATEILYAVGAGPDVVGVTFECDSPPQAREQARIVSTSALPEGLTPAQIDETVRRLLAAGEDIYHLDRDALSTLDADLVVTQDLCAVCAVDVSEVHDALDYLGCTAEVLTTDPHTLEQVWRSIEDIGEATGHVESAADLADSLRDRVETVRRSVAGAPRVRCALLEWTDPPFAPGHWVPEMIELAGGNSVLGTAGAKSTTLNWRTVGASTPEVVVVAPCGYGLEQSAALTRDLVQSRRLPVGVPVWAVDANASFARPGPRLADGVEALAAILHPERAGSPDPALARRIPTAG, encoded by the coding sequence ATGCGCATCGTCTCGTTGCTGCCGTCGGCCACCGAAATCCTGTACGCCGTCGGTGCCGGTCCGGACGTCGTCGGCGTGACGTTCGAGTGCGACTCCCCGCCGCAGGCTCGCGAGCAGGCGCGCATCGTGTCGACGTCAGCCCTCCCCGAAGGCCTGACGCCCGCCCAGATCGACGAGACCGTACGCCGGCTGCTCGCCGCGGGTGAGGACATCTATCACCTCGACCGCGATGCGCTGTCGACTCTCGACGCCGACCTCGTCGTCACCCAGGACCTGTGCGCCGTGTGCGCGGTCGATGTCTCGGAGGTGCACGACGCCCTCGACTACCTCGGCTGCACGGCCGAGGTGCTCACCACCGACCCGCACACCCTCGAACAGGTCTGGCGGTCCATCGAGGACATCGGCGAGGCGACCGGCCACGTCGAGTCCGCTGCCGACCTCGCCGACTCGCTGCGCGATCGGGTCGAGACCGTACGCCGATCGGTCGCCGGCGCCCCGCGCGTCCGGTGTGCGCTGCTCGAGTGGACCGACCCGCCGTTCGCGCCGGGTCATTGGGTGCCCGAGATGATCGAGCTCGCAGGCGGCAACAGCGTCCTCGGTACGGCCGGCGCGAAGTCCACGACGCTCAACTGGCGGACCGTCGGCGCGTCCACTCCTGAGGTGGTCGTCGTGGCGCCGTGCGGCTACGGACTCGAGCAGTCGGCAGCCCTCACGCGGGACCTGGTGCAGTCACGTCGACTACCCGTCGGCGTACCCGTCTGGGCCGTCGACGCCAACGCCTCGTTCGCCCGGCCCGGCCCGCGCCTGGCTGACGGCGTCGAGGCGCTCGCCGCGATCCTGCACCCCGAGCGCGCTGGCTCCCCCGACCCAGCCCTCGCCCGCCGCATACCCACCGCTGGTTGA
- a CDS encoding helicase HerA-like domain-containing protein, which yields MTDSSILEAIKSGYAFEGGALELGAAVVDGQAHADVPVRLPLAMMNRHGLVAGATGTGKTKTLQLMAEQLVGQGVPVFLADIKGDLSGMASPGEANDKVTARATEVGQQWAATAYATEFLSLGGLGKGVPIRATVTSFGPTLLSKVLGLNDTQESSLGLVFHYADQQGLALLDLKDLRAVIQHLTSDEGKEDLKSLGGLSAATAGVILRNLIGFADQGADVFFGEPEFDTADLLRTTPDGKGYVTCLELPAVQDRPALFSTFLMWLLADLFHDLPEVGDVDKPKLVFFFDEAHLLFDDASKAFLDAIEQTVRLIRSKGVGVFFVTQTPKDVPSGVLAQLGSRVQHALRAFTPDDAKALKATVQTFPKSGYDLENLLTQIGTGEAVVTVLSESGAPTPVAWTRMIAPQSLMAPSTEATVDGLVNASPLKAKYAEALDRESAYEKLNARLTAAPAEGGPAAPAPAGKAAEKPAKEEPGMVEQVVKSSAFKSALRSAGTVIGREITRSIFGTARRRR from the coding sequence GTGACTGACTCCAGCATCCTCGAAGCCATCAAGTCCGGTTATGCGTTCGAGGGTGGGGCCCTCGAGCTCGGCGCCGCTGTGGTGGACGGTCAGGCGCACGCCGACGTCCCCGTACGCCTTCCGTTGGCCATGATGAACCGCCACGGCCTGGTGGCCGGCGCGACCGGCACCGGTAAGACCAAGACGCTGCAGCTGATGGCTGAGCAGCTGGTCGGTCAGGGCGTCCCTGTCTTCCTCGCCGACATCAAGGGCGACCTGTCCGGCATGGCCTCCCCGGGAGAGGCCAACGACAAGGTGACCGCACGCGCAACGGAGGTCGGCCAGCAGTGGGCGGCGACGGCGTACGCCACCGAGTTCCTCTCCCTCGGCGGTCTCGGCAAGGGTGTGCCGATCCGGGCGACGGTGACGTCGTTCGGTCCGACGCTGCTGTCAAAGGTGTTGGGGCTCAACGACACTCAGGAGTCCAGCCTCGGTCTGGTCTTCCACTACGCCGACCAGCAGGGCCTCGCGTTGCTCGACCTCAAGGACCTGCGCGCGGTCATCCAGCACCTCACCTCCGATGAGGGCAAGGAGGACCTGAAGTCGCTCGGTGGTTTGTCCGCGGCGACGGCCGGCGTGATCCTGCGCAACCTGATCGGGTTCGCCGACCAGGGTGCTGACGTGTTCTTCGGCGAGCCGGAGTTCGACACGGCCGACCTGCTGCGTACGACGCCCGACGGCAAGGGTTACGTCACCTGCCTCGAGCTGCCGGCGGTCCAGGACCGGCCCGCGCTGTTCTCGACGTTCCTCATGTGGCTGCTGGCCGACCTGTTCCACGACCTGCCCGAGGTCGGCGACGTCGACAAGCCCAAGCTCGTCTTCTTCTTCGACGAGGCGCACCTGCTGTTCGACGACGCCTCCAAGGCGTTCCTCGACGCCATCGAGCAGACCGTCCGGCTGATCCGCTCCAAGGGAGTCGGTGTCTTCTTCGTCACGCAGACGCCGAAGGACGTGCCGTCTGGCGTGCTCGCCCAGCTCGGCAGCCGGGTGCAACACGCGCTGCGCGCCTTCACGCCGGACGATGCGAAGGCGCTCAAGGCGACCGTGCAGACGTTCCCCAAGAGCGGCTACGACCTGGAGAACCTGCTGACCCAGATCGGCACCGGTGAGGCGGTCGTGACCGTGCTGTCGGAGTCGGGCGCGCCCACTCCGGTCGCGTGGACGCGGATGATCGCACCCCAGTCACTGATGGCGCCGTCAACGGAGGCCACGGTCGACGGGCTCGTCAACGCCTCTCCGCTCAAGGCCAAGTACGCCGAGGCGCTGGACCGGGAGTCGGCGTACGAGAAGCTCAACGCCCGACTGACCGCGGCGCCCGCTGAGGGTGGTCCGGCGGCGCCTGCTCCCGCGGGCAAGGCGGCTGAGAAGCCCGCCAAGGAGGAGCCGGGGATGGTGGAGCAGGTCGTGAAGTCCAGCGCGTTCAAGTCCGCGCTGCGCTCCGCAGGCACCGTCATCGGGCGCGAGATCACCCGGAGCATCTTCGGGACCGCGCGGCGCCGCCGCTAA
- a CDS encoding alpha-hydroxy-acid oxidizing protein — protein sequence MTEASAPEGIGRRIQAQIYRRGVFGYRPAVPVSPDVLETKAYAAMSPTARSYIHTGAGRGDTMSANRDAFDQWRIVPRMMRDTQQRDQSIELFGRRLDSPFLTAPIGVSEMAHPDGDLALARGARAAGVPVIISTQASQPMEDICAELGDQERWYQLYWSKDDELVESLVRRAERAGCTALVVTLDTTLLGWRVEDLDLAWLPFARGMGIAQYTSDPVFQRLVQERVANPTNETDDQPRPRPGAVRSLAKLSRTYPGSTLDNLRSPEPRAAVETFLDVFSRLDLTWERLAWLRERTSLPILVKGIQHPDDAELALEHGVDGIVVSNHGGRQVDGAIGSLAALPGVVDVVAGRVPVLFDSGIRCAADAFKALALGATAVCIGRPWVWGLALGGADGVQQVLETYRAELDLQMNLTGVTSIGEITPETIVPA from the coding sequence ATGACTGAGGCGAGCGCACCAGAAGGCATCGGACGTCGGATCCAGGCGCAGATCTACCGCCGTGGAGTTTTCGGCTACCGACCGGCCGTACCCGTCTCGCCGGATGTGCTCGAGACCAAGGCGTACGCCGCCATGTCGCCGACCGCGCGCTCCTACATCCACACCGGCGCCGGTCGCGGCGACACCATGAGTGCCAACCGCGACGCGTTCGACCAGTGGCGCATCGTGCCGCGGATGATGCGCGACACGCAGCAGCGCGACCAGTCGATCGAACTCTTCGGGCGGCGGCTCGACTCGCCGTTCCTGACCGCGCCGATCGGAGTGTCCGAGATGGCGCACCCCGACGGAGATCTCGCGCTCGCTCGCGGCGCGCGCGCAGCCGGCGTTCCCGTCATCATCTCGACGCAAGCGTCACAGCCCATGGAGGACATCTGCGCCGAGCTCGGCGATCAGGAGCGGTGGTACCAGCTCTACTGGTCCAAGGACGACGAGCTGGTCGAGAGCCTCGTCCGTCGCGCCGAGCGCGCCGGGTGCACCGCTCTGGTGGTCACGCTCGACACGACGCTGCTCGGCTGGCGGGTGGAGGACCTTGACCTCGCGTGGCTGCCGTTCGCACGTGGGATGGGTATCGCTCAGTACACCTCTGACCCGGTGTTCCAGAGGCTCGTGCAGGAGCGAGTTGCCAATCCCACCAACGAAACTGACGACCAGCCACGTCCTCGCCCGGGAGCTGTCCGGTCCCTGGCAAAGCTGTCGCGCACCTACCCCGGAAGCACCCTCGACAACCTTCGCTCCCCCGAGCCGCGGGCAGCTGTCGAGACGTTCCTCGACGTGTTCTCGCGGCTCGATCTCACCTGGGAACGCCTCGCGTGGCTGCGCGAGCGCACCAGCCTCCCGATCCTCGTGAAGGGGATCCAGCACCCGGACGACGCCGAGCTCGCGCTGGAGCACGGCGTCGATGGCATCGTGGTCTCCAACCACGGCGGCCGACAGGTCGACGGCGCGATCGGCTCGCTGGCCGCGCTACCTGGTGTGGTCGACGTGGTCGCAGGACGGGTACCCGTGCTCTTCGACAGCGGAATCCGTTGTGCCGCAGACGCTTTCAAGGCCCTCGCCCTCGGCGCGACTGCCGTCTGCATCGGTCGCCCCTGGGTCTGGGGACTCGCGCTCGGCGGTGCGGACGGCGTACAGCAGGTGCTCGAGACGTATCGTGCCGAGCTGGACCTGCAGATGAACCTCACGGGAGTCACCTCGATCGGTGAGATCACTCCGGAGACGATCGTCCCGGCCTGA
- a CDS encoding helix-turn-helix domain-containing protein, protein MTELTDLLRGLGLRREEAVSYEQLLKGPARSAEVAAATGLDESLTGAALDHLAEIGLVAPLRSDPSCFAPVTPEAGLDVLSALRESDIRRARIATMTAFDAFRRSVRPEPEDPIEVVTGAAMNPRIDSIVKSARTQIRALDSPPYTEGRASVEPQELQQLADGIDYRVVYSRASIEHPGMLENAIEVCLAAGEQSRVLPTVPVKLAIVDQEIGFVSLSIAEADVNRALLVIRRCSLLTALEALFEMCWAAATPLAVSAEPNSRPWIEPVDQRILALLAAGIPDADVAARVGLSRRSFFRHLEQLMQQAGVDNRFQLAVHAGRSGWI, encoded by the coding sequence GTGACAGAGCTGACCGACCTCCTTCGCGGGCTGGGTCTACGCCGCGAGGAGGCCGTGTCGTACGAGCAGCTGCTGAAGGGTCCCGCGCGGTCTGCGGAGGTCGCGGCCGCTACCGGGCTCGACGAGTCCCTGACGGGCGCGGCTCTCGACCATCTCGCTGAGATCGGGCTGGTCGCGCCACTGCGCAGCGATCCGAGCTGCTTCGCACCGGTCACTCCCGAGGCTGGTCTCGACGTGCTCAGCGCGCTGCGGGAGTCCGACATCAGGCGGGCCCGGATCGCGACCATGACGGCCTTCGATGCGTTCAGGCGCAGCGTACGGCCCGAGCCCGAGGATCCGATCGAAGTCGTCACCGGCGCGGCGATGAACCCGCGGATCGACAGCATCGTCAAGTCCGCCCGCACCCAGATCCGAGCACTGGACTCACCGCCATACACCGAAGGTCGGGCATCGGTCGAACCGCAGGAGCTGCAGCAGCTCGCAGACGGGATCGACTACCGCGTGGTCTACTCGCGCGCCTCGATCGAGCATCCGGGCATGCTCGAGAACGCGATCGAGGTGTGCCTGGCGGCCGGCGAGCAGTCCCGCGTCCTGCCCACCGTGCCGGTGAAGCTGGCCATCGTGGACCAGGAGATCGGCTTCGTCTCGCTGTCGATCGCCGAGGCGGACGTGAACCGCGCATTGCTCGTCATCCGCCGGTGCAGCCTGCTGACCGCCCTCGAGGCGCTGTTCGAGATGTGCTGGGCGGCCGCGACACCGTTGGCGGTGAGTGCCGAGCCGAACTCCCGTCCGTGGATCGAGCCCGTTGATCAGCGCATTCTGGCGCTCCTCGCCGCTGGGATCCCGGACGCCGATGTTGCGGCACGCGTGGGGCTGTCGCGTCGGTCCTTCTTCCGCCATCTGGAGCAGCTGATGCAACAAGCCGGCGTCGACAACCGCTTCCAGCTTGCGGTGCACGCCGGCCGCAGCGGCTGGATCTGA
- a CDS encoding DNA polymerase III subunit gamma and tau, translating to MTTALYRRYRPETYADVIGQEHVTEPLMQALRTGRVNHAYLFSGPRGCGKTTSARILARCLNCEQGPTPTPCGECQSCVALARGGSGTVDVIEIDAASHGGVDDARDLRERASYGPAQSRYKIYIIDEAHMVTPQGFNALLKIVEEPPEHVKFVFATTEPDKVIGTIRSRTHHYPFRLVPPGLLSDYMQKLCDAEGVTVEPGVLSFVTRAGGGSVRDSLSVLDQLIAGSGDEGLTYAGAAALLGFTDGELLDATVDALAAGDSASAFKQVDKVIESGHDPRRFVEDLLERLRDLIIVAAVPDGAAQVLRSVPEDQLERMRQQASAFGSGALSRAADVVNTGLTEMTGATGPRLQLELICARVLLPGAAGEQGYAARLDRLEHRLEMGHLPTAGDGVRPPPSPAPAPAAEPRPATPPPSAPAAEPAPAEPAAAEPAPAGSPAKPDRQDRHAKPAGETSPEPASAPAASTAPAPTPAASEPAAPAAGARGGIDTAAIRREWPRVLENVSKIKRVTWALISQHAQVLDYDGERLLLGTSTSALAETFRRGQHPDVVRQALNEAIGVDARVEAQPHEGGAPPEVPPTPAGTPDGTPAPEPAADGGWPAESAPEPPDEPPPPESSRGSAPRGDRPRNAAESPRAGGSGTGAAGQQSGPDAASLGAPATPRGGWDAAPGDSWGAPSAPPPAWASAPATTNETPSTSAPAAPGANRSTPSPRQRAMEAARASSAKAGAAEPAAPAADDSAADRDDENIEDSGGIGVPVIQSVLGGTVIDEQQG from the coding sequence GTGACGACCGCTCTCTACCGCCGGTATCGACCCGAGACGTACGCCGACGTCATCGGGCAGGAGCACGTGACCGAGCCGCTGATGCAGGCGCTGCGCACCGGCCGGGTCAACCACGCCTACCTCTTCAGCGGGCCGCGCGGCTGTGGCAAGACGACGAGCGCTCGCATCCTGGCGCGCTGCCTCAACTGCGAGCAGGGACCGACGCCGACCCCGTGCGGCGAGTGCCAGTCGTGCGTCGCGCTGGCTCGCGGCGGGTCCGGCACGGTGGACGTGATCGAGATCGACGCCGCCAGCCACGGTGGTGTCGACGACGCGCGTGATCTGCGCGAGCGGGCGTCGTACGGTCCGGCCCAGAGCCGCTACAAGATCTACATCATCGACGAGGCGCACATGGTGACGCCGCAGGGCTTCAACGCACTGCTCAAGATCGTCGAGGAGCCGCCGGAGCACGTGAAGTTCGTGTTCGCGACGACCGAGCCGGACAAGGTCATCGGCACCATCCGATCGCGTACGCATCACTACCCGTTCCGGCTCGTGCCGCCCGGGTTGCTGTCGGACTACATGCAAAAGCTCTGCGACGCCGAGGGGGTCACGGTCGAGCCGGGCGTGCTGTCGTTCGTGACACGAGCCGGCGGTGGCTCGGTGCGTGACTCGCTGTCGGTGCTCGACCAGCTCATCGCCGGTTCGGGCGACGAGGGCCTGACCTACGCCGGAGCGGCCGCCCTGCTCGGCTTCACTGACGGCGAGCTGCTGGACGCGACGGTCGACGCGCTCGCTGCCGGTGACTCGGCGTCGGCGTTCAAGCAGGTCGACAAGGTCATCGAGTCCGGGCACGACCCACGGCGATTCGTGGAGGACCTGCTCGAGCGGCTGCGCGACCTGATCATCGTGGCGGCCGTGCCGGACGGCGCCGCGCAGGTGCTGCGGTCGGTGCCTGAGGACCAGCTGGAGCGGATGCGTCAGCAGGCGTCGGCGTTCGGGTCCGGCGCGCTCTCGCGGGCTGCCGATGTCGTCAACACCGGCCTGACCGAGATGACCGGTGCGACCGGTCCACGGCTGCAGCTCGAGCTGATCTGCGCGCGGGTGCTGCTGCCGGGCGCAGCAGGCGAGCAGGGCTACGCCGCCCGCCTCGACCGACTCGAGCACCGCCTCGAGATGGGGCACCTGCCGACGGCCGGCGATGGCGTACGACCTCCGCCCTCTCCCGCGCCGGCACCTGCCGCGGAGCCCAGGCCGGCCACGCCGCCGCCGTCTGCGCCCGCTGCCGAGCCCGCGCCTGCTGAGCCCGCGGCTGCTGAGCCGGCTCCCGCTGGCTCTCCCGCGAAGCCTGACCGACAGGATCGGCACGCGAAGCCGGCCGGTGAGACGTCCCCGGAGCCGGCGAGTGCGCCGGCCGCCTCCACGGCACCCGCGCCCACGCCTGCCGCATCTGAGCCTGCGGCTCCCGCGGCGGGGGCCCGGGGCGGGATCGACACCGCTGCGATTCGACGGGAGTGGCCGCGCGTCCTGGAGAACGTCTCCAAGATCAAGCGCGTGACGTGGGCGCTGATCAGCCAGCACGCGCAGGTCCTCGACTACGACGGTGAGCGGCTGCTGCTCGGGACGAGCACGTCGGCGTTGGCCGAGACCTTCCGGCGCGGACAGCACCCCGATGTCGTCCGCCAGGCGCTCAACGAGGCCATCGGTGTCGACGCCCGGGTCGAGGCGCAGCCGCACGAAGGCGGCGCACCACCCGAGGTTCCGCCCACGCCTGCCGGGACGCCCGACGGAACCCCGGCGCCCGAGCCGGCGGCCGACGGTGGATGGCCGGCGGAGTCAGCACCAGAGCCTCCGGACGAGCCGCCGCCGCCGGAGTCGTCACGCGGATCCGCGCCGCGGGGCGACCGACCGCGCAACGCTGCCGAGTCGCCGCGCGCCGGCGGCTCGGGCACCGGCGCCGCCGGCCAGCAGTCCGGGCCGGACGCGGCGAGCCTGGGTGCGCCGGCCACTCCTCGCGGCGGTTGGGACGCGGCCCCTGGCGACAGCTGGGGTGCGCCGAGTGCACCGCCACCAGCGTGGGCGAGCGCGCCGGCTACGACGAACGAGACCCCGAGCACCTCGGCTCCGGCTGCACCCGGCGCGAACCGGTCGACGCCGAGCCCGCGACAACGAGCGATGGAGGCGGCCCGGGCCAGCTCGGCCAAGGCCGGCGCAGCCGAGCCCGCCGCGCCCGCGGCCGACGACAGCGCAGCCGACCGGGATGACGAGAACATCGAGGACTCGGGTGGGATCGGCGTACCCGTGATCCAGAGCGTCCTCGGCGGCACCGTCATCGACGAGCAGCAGGGCTGA
- a CDS encoding LytR C-terminal domain-containing protein — translation MTNQPPHRYETGLARARRRRHRRSVAVISVVTVLVVAGFAYAIGYWQKWLPGMEDATPSCTATASQTTLPQAQFALNIYNSGTKQGGANDVSLAMKSRDFDVSVVGNDPYRKRIDGAGEIRFGPSGEANAVKYIKPLAPDALMVQDGRTDNSVDIAVGSSFPTIPTKSRPPQPQPTC, via the coding sequence GTGACCAACCAACCTCCTCACCGCTATGAGACCGGGCTGGCCCGTGCGCGTCGACGTCGTCACCGCCGCTCGGTAGCCGTCATCTCGGTCGTCACCGTGCTGGTCGTCGCCGGCTTCGCCTACGCGATCGGCTACTGGCAGAAGTGGCTGCCCGGCATGGAGGACGCGACGCCGTCGTGCACCGCCACCGCGTCGCAGACGACACTGCCTCAGGCCCAGTTCGCGCTGAACATCTACAACTCCGGCACCAAGCAGGGCGGCGCCAACGACGTGTCGCTGGCGATGAAGTCCCGCGACTTCGATGTCAGCGTCGTCGGCAACGACCCTTACAGGAAGCGGATCGACGGAGCCGGCGAGATCCGGTTCGGGCCGTCCGGTGAGGCCAACGCGGTGAAATACATCAAGCCGCTCGCACCCGACGCCCTGATGGTGCAGGACGGTCGCACCGACAACAGTGTCGACATCGCCGTCGGCTCGTCCTTCCCGACGATCCCGACCAAGAGCCGCCCGCCGCAGCCTCAGCCGACGTGCTGA
- a CDS encoding nuclear transport factor 2 family protein, with protein MTNASETMRELAAVIDARDWARLQDLLTPDFRGRYVHTGETFDGEGFVALNRDYPGVWRFVLEDAVGDGDRAAGRSTVFNDDEEHHVATFLTVRDGLVSELVEVWAETVDAPSADRRPEA; from the coding sequence ATGACGAACGCTTCCGAAACCATGCGCGAGCTGGCTGCGGTGATCGACGCCCGCGACTGGGCGCGGCTGCAGGACCTACTGACTCCGGACTTCCGCGGACGCTATGTCCACACCGGCGAGACGTTCGACGGTGAGGGCTTCGTCGCACTCAACCGGGACTACCCCGGGGTGTGGAGGTTCGTGCTCGAGGACGCGGTCGGCGACGGCGATCGAGCGGCCGGTCGATCCACGGTCTTCAACGACGACGAGGAGCACCACGTCGCGACGTTCCTCACGGTGCGCGACGGGCTCGTCTCCGAGCTCGTCGAGGTGTGGGCGGAGACGGTCGACGCGCCATCCGCGGACCGCCGGCCGGAGGCATAA
- a CDS encoding type II toxin-antitoxin system VapB family antitoxin, which yields MIFKAVGDGRPYPNHGLESPRDWSPVAPRMVRLDELITTKRTLDLTIVLSEDSTFYGDLFAHVVQWQGDLYLEDGLHRALRAALQQRPVLHARVLDL from the coding sequence GTGATCTTCAAGGCTGTGGGCGACGGGCGACCCTATCCGAACCACGGCCTGGAGTCTCCCCGCGACTGGAGCCCCGTCGCGCCGCGGATGGTTCGGCTGGATGAGCTGATCACCACCAAACGGACGCTCGACCTGACGATCGTGCTGTCGGAGGACTCCACGTTCTATGGCGACCTGTTCGCCCACGTCGTGCAGTGGCAGGGCGATCTCTATCTCGAGGACGGCCTGCACCGGGCCCTGCGTGCAGCTCTGCAGCAGCGGCCGGTGCTGCATGCGAGGGTGCTGGACCTGTGA
- a CDS encoding crotonase/enoyl-CoA hydratase family protein, with the protein MTYETLDYAVADGICTITLNRPDQLNAFTVTMANELVDAFTRVNTDYEARAVVLTGAGKAFCAGMDLSVEGNVFGLGIDGEPTLEDMHERLDDPEIKAKVRDTGGRVSLAIYACTKPVIAAINGAAVGIGATMTLPADIRLASEKARIGFVFGRLGIVPEACSSWFLPRLVGISRALEWTYAADILPADEVLAGGLVRSVHAPDELLPAAYALAHRFVDGHSAVGVGLTRQMMWRNSAQAHPLEAHRVDSLAMYFTSFGDGEEGVRAFLDKRTPEFTATEMPPFYPWQDDPRP; encoded by the coding sequence ATGACCTACGAGACGCTCGACTACGCCGTGGCCGACGGCATCTGCACGATCACGCTCAACCGTCCGGACCAGCTCAACGCCTTCACCGTCACGATGGCGAACGAGCTGGTCGACGCGTTCACGCGGGTCAACACCGACTATGAGGCACGCGCGGTCGTCCTCACCGGCGCCGGCAAGGCGTTCTGCGCCGGCATGGACCTCTCGGTCGAGGGCAACGTCTTCGGGCTCGGCATCGATGGCGAGCCGACGCTCGAGGACATGCACGAGCGCCTCGACGATCCTGAGATCAAGGCGAAGGTGCGCGACACCGGCGGCCGAGTCTCGCTCGCGATCTACGCGTGCACGAAGCCGGTCATCGCCGCCATCAACGGTGCCGCGGTCGGCATCGGCGCCACCATGACGCTCCCAGCCGACATCCGGCTCGCCTCCGAGAAGGCGCGAATCGGCTTCGTATTCGGGCGACTTGGCATCGTGCCTGAGGCGTGCTCGTCCTGGTTCCTGCCGCGGCTGGTCGGCATCTCGCGGGCGCTGGAGTGGACGTACGCCGCCGATATCCTCCCCGCGGACGAGGTGCTGGCGGGCGGTCTCGTACGGTCGGTGCACGCACCCGACGAGCTGTTGCCGGCGGCGTACGCCCTCGCTCACCGGTTCGTCGACGGCCACTCCGCGGTGGGCGTCGGTCTCACCCGGCAGATGATGTGGCGCAACAGCGCTCAGGCCCACCCGCTCGAGGCGCACCGCGTCGACTCGCTCGCGATGTACTTCACCAGCTTCGGCGACGGCGAGGAAGGCGTGCGGGCGTTCCTCGACAAGCGGACGCCGGAGTTCACGGCCACCGAGATGCCGCCGTTCTACCCGTGGCAGGACGACCCGCGCCCCTAG
- a CDS encoding LytR C-terminal domain-containing protein, giving the protein MPGDTRRGLVMAVAGASVVGVLALSGCGGDARGEEPKASPSCPTVIPKPTMKIASKSIYVNVINASEQNGAAGKTAKQLSWRGFRILDTKTQSLMDDHAVPKAAEIRYGKGGRQIALTLATQVKNAVLTQDDRTNPTVDLVIGEAFGLIPVPPPPAKDVRINVFNTTYRAGLSGQVAAAMRARGFEIIENNNDPKGRFLPSDVALIVYGERGEPQARRVALQLKGSKLQQDGRTDTTVDVVIGNNYSALVPEAQAVPTPTPTPKKPAGC; this is encoded by the coding sequence ATGCCTGGGGATACACGACGAGGCCTCGTGATGGCCGTCGCCGGTGCATCGGTTGTCGGCGTGCTCGCGCTCTCCGGCTGCGGTGGCGACGCACGCGGCGAGGAGCCCAAAGCGTCTCCGAGCTGTCCCACCGTGATCCCCAAGCCGACGATGAAGATCGCGTCGAAGTCGATCTACGTCAACGTGATCAACGCCAGCGAGCAGAACGGCGCGGCCGGCAAGACGGCCAAGCAGCTGAGCTGGCGCGGCTTCCGCATCCTCGACACCAAGACGCAGAGCCTGATGGACGACCATGCGGTGCCCAAGGCCGCAGAGATCCGCTATGGCAAGGGCGGCCGCCAGATCGCGCTGACGCTCGCGACCCAGGTCAAGAACGCCGTGCTGACCCAGGACGACCGCACCAACCCGACCGTGGACCTGGTGATCGGCGAGGCGTTCGGGCTCATCCCCGTGCCGCCGCCGCCGGCCAAGGACGTCCGCATCAACGTCTTCAACACGACCTACCGAGCAGGGCTGTCCGGTCAGGTCGCCGCGGCGATGCGGGCTCGCGGATTCGAGATCATCGAGAACAACAACGACCCCAAGGGCCGCTTCCTGCCGAGCGACGTCGCGCTGATCGTCTACGGCGAGCGCGGTGAGCCGCAGGCCCGCCGCGTCGCGCTGCAGCTGAAGGGCTCCAAGCTGCAGCAGGACGGCCGCACGGACACGACGGTCGATGTCGTGATCGGCAACAACTACTCGGCCCTCGTGCCCGAGGCGCAAGCGGTGCCGACTCCCACGCCGACGCCGAAGAAGCCGGCCGGCTGCTGA